A region of Salvia splendens isolate huo1 chromosome 17, SspV2, whole genome shotgun sequence DNA encodes the following proteins:
- the LOC121773722 gene encoding AP-5 complex subunit zeta-1-like isoform X2 — MGDKDKEWESHLRSLSSAARDSADPAADPSLLNSVKSLYELCKGEKSDELVARVYPLLNKIFHRRVASISQTQASSGLLLLAILQFFLDFGDIVLLDAEPSLRTFFRSCLSREFADPVVAEASLAFLSSNKTKLLKAFPTLFPQFFPLMLKLIAWNGEKLKNLFLSIFSGFISPGSFIPLFPALVDLPILVVALEKVERSSGSLVGSSIASIQKSAAPEMLLALMDEAYTGSMIGDGGADSESEDSAPMAAADPIFLDLLKDENEGLAERHWTSPAMASALQAVISTPLSNRLKEALKIAPQLLDSYFKLAVYDANDSLICALIPLIMARYSTLFPDKMFCYEVQKRLLEFMLSAFHRSPHFIALLKKPIVDRLGEAFDNPGKTELGLQLCWAIGEYGGGGESHKDAARELFESLELLLYENLSASRLGLGEAARGSGSSSFRKSSQSRLLCFVVTAIAKLATYHRELLPRARVSLAK, encoded by the exons ATGGGGGATAAAGATAAAGAATGGGAATCTCATCTCCGATCCCTCTCTTCCGCCGCCAGAGATTCCGCCGACCCCGCCGCCGATCCTTCCCTTCTTAATTCG GTCAAGAGCCTCTACGAGCTCTGCAAAGGCGAGAAATCAGACGAGCTGGTAGCTAGGGTTTATCCACTACTGAATAAGATATTTCATCGCCGTGTTGCTTCAATTTCGCAGACTCAAGCCTCCAGCGGCCTCCTTTTGCTG GCAATTCTAcaattttttcttgattttgggGATATAGTTTTACTCGATGCTGAACCTAGTCTGAGGACATTTTTCCGCTCGTGTTTGAGCCG TGAGTTTGCAGACCCTGTTGTTGCAGAAGCATCACTCGCATTTCTGagctcaaacaaaacaaaacttctGAAGGCTTTCCCTACATTATTTCCGCAG TTCTTCCCTTTAATGCTGAAACTGATTGCATGGAATGGAGAGAA ATTAAAAAACTTATTCCTGAGTATTTTCTCTGGATTTATCTCTCCTGGGTCGTTCATTCCCCTGTTTCCTGCCCTTGTAGACTTACCTA TATTGGTTGTGGCATTGGAAAAGGTGGAAAGAAGTTCAGGGTCACTTGTGGGAAGCAGCATAGCTTCAATTCAGAAAAGTGCTGCACCCGAG ATGCTGCTTGCTCTCATGGATGAGGCATATACTGGCTCAATGATAGGAGATGGAGGTGCAGATTCTGAATCCGAAGATAGTGCTCCTATGGCTGCAGCTGACCCTATCTTTCTTGATCTCCTCAAGGATGAGAATGAGGGCCTTGCT GAACGTCATTGGACCTCTCCCGCTATGGCATCAGCTTTGCAGGCAGTCATAAGTACCCCTTTGTCCAATAGACTGAAAGAAGCGCTGAAAATAGCTCCACAGCTTCTCGATTCCTATTTCAAACTAGCAGTTTACGATGCTAACGATT CGTTAATATGTGCTCTGATTCCTTTGATTATGGCGAGATATTCAACCTTATTTCCAGACAAAATGTTTTGCTATGag GTACAGAAGAGGCTCTTAGAATTTATGCTTTCTGCCTTTCATCGATCTCCTCATTTCATTGCACTTCTTAAG AAGCCTATCGTGGACAGGCTTGGGGAAGCTTTTGACAATCCTGGAAAG ACTGAGTTAGGATTACAGCTCTGTTGGGCCATTGGGGAGTATGGAGGCGGTGGTGAATCTCACAAGGATGCAGCTCGTGAACTATTTGAGAGTTTGGAATTACTTTTATACGAAAATCTATCAGCAAG TCGCCTGGGGTTAGGTGAAGCAGCGCGTGGCTCAGGGAGCTCTAGTTTCAGAAAATCCTCCCAGTCAAGGCTTCTATGCTTTGTTGTGACTGCCATAGCAAAACTTGCCACTTATCACCGAGAATTACTTCCAAGGGCCCGTGTATCTTTAGCAAAG TGA
- the LOC121773270 gene encoding eukaryotic translation initiation factor 6-2: protein MATRLQYENNCEIGVFSKLTNAYCLVAIGGSENFYSTFEAELADVIPVVKASVAGTRIIGRLCAGNKNGLLLPHNTTDQELQHLRNSLPDSVVVQRIEERLSALGNCISCNDHVALSHPDLDKETEELIADVLGVEVFRQTVAGNILVGSYCTFSNRGGLVHPHTSIEDLDELSTLLQVPLVAGTVNRGSDVIAAGLTVNDWTAFCGSDTTATELSVIESVFKLRDAKPSALVDEMRKSLIDTYV, encoded by the exons ATGGCAACAA GATTGCAATACGAGAATAACTGTGAGATTGGGGTTTTCTCCAAACTAACCAATGCCTACTGTCTGGTTGCGATTGGGGGTTCGGAGAACTTCTACAG CACATTTGAGGCTGAGTTGGCTGATGTAATTCCTGTGGTGAAAGCTTCGGTTGCAGGTACTAGAATTATTGGACGTCTATGTGCAG GAAATAAGAATGGTTTGCTTTTGCCTCACAATACTACTGATCAAG AGCTTCAGCACTTAAGGAACAGTCTCCCTGATTCCGTTGTTGTTCAGCGAATTGAGGAGAGATTATCTGCCCTAGGTAACTGCATTTCCTGCAATGATCACGTTGCTCTTTCACATCCCGACCTCGACAAG GAAACCGAGGAATTGATCGCAGATGTGCTTGGTGTGGAGGTTTTCCGTCAGACTGTAGCCGGCAATATTCTCGTCGGGAGTTATTGTACTTTTTCCAACAGAGGTGGCCTG GTCCACCCTCATACATCGATCGAAGATCTGGATGAGCTCTCGACACTCCTCCAAGTTCCTTTGGTCGCTGGGACTGTGAACCGTGGTAGCGACGTGATAGCTGCTGGGTTGACCGTGAATGACTGGACAGCTTTCTGTGGGTCAGACACGACTGCAACCGAGTTGTCTGTCATCGAGAGCGTGTTTAAGCTGAGAGACGCCAAACCTAGTGCGCTGGTCGATGAAATGAGGAAATCATTGATCGATACCTATGTGTGA
- the LOC121775374 gene encoding protein GRIM REAPER-like, whose protein sequence is MAKTLTLLTIFSLLLSLPLFQASLSFENGEIEGEYYLLDSPIPTTNAARSRTSWFLASAVKKGASCGAATVSHHSVATCNGVWANNGTCLLYCCKKHCRNVLGDHNNCGVCGHKCRFAERCCGGVCTNVLGNAANCGRKCPRGVNCDFGYCGYA, encoded by the coding sequence ATGgccaaaaccctaaccctccTCACCATCTTCTCCCTCCTCCTCTCCCTACCACTCTTCCAAGCCTCCTTATCCTTCGAAAACGGGGAAATCGAGGGGGAATACTACCTCCTCGACTCCCCTATCCCAACCACCAACGCAGCCAGGTCAAGAACCAGTTGGTTCTTGGCCTCTGCAGTGAAAAAAGGCGCGAGCTGCGGCGCCGCGACAGTGAGCCACCACAGTGTCGCGACATGCAACGGGGTGTGGGCGAACAACGGCACGTGCCTCCTCTACTGCTGCAAGAAGCACTGCCGCAACGTGCTCGGCGACCACAACAACTGCGGCGTCTGCGGCCACAAGTGCCGCTTCGCGGAGCGGTGCTGCGGCGGCGTTTGCACGAATGTGTTGGGGAACGCCGCGAATTGCGGCAGGAAATGCCCTCGTGGGGTCAACTGTGACTTCGGTTATTGTGGTTATGCATAA
- the LOC121773722 gene encoding AP-5 complex subunit zeta-1-like isoform X1: MGDKDKEWESHLRSLSSAARDSADPAADPSLLNSVKSLYELCKGEKSDELVARVYPLLNKIFHRRVASISQTQASSGLLLLAILQFFLDFGDIVLLDAEPSLRTFFRSCLSREFADPVVAEASLAFLSSNKTKLLKAFPTLFPQFFPLMLKLIAWNGEKLKNLFLSIFSGFISPGSFIPLFPALVDLPILVVALEKVERSSGSLVGSSIASIQKSAAPEMLLALMDEAYTGSMIGDGGADSESEDSAPMAAADPIFLDLLKDENEGLAERHWTSPAMASALQAVISTPLSNRLKEALKIAPQLLDSYFKLAVYDANDSLICALIPLIMARYSTLFPDKMFCYEVQKRLLEFMLSAFHRSPHFIALLKKPIVDRLGEAFDNPGKTELGLQLCWAIGEYGGGGESHKDAARELFESLELLLYENLSASRLGLGEAARGSGSSSFRKSSQSRLLCFVVTAIAKLATYHRELLPRARVSLAKVARSRLSDARVWKRAQDYLGLMNEPAICLSVLGPSTSGKLTQHPGTINWNEGHKKMIAHIPFYIIGGQEGPPPHDFSILDILPTE; this comes from the exons ATGGGGGATAAAGATAAAGAATGGGAATCTCATCTCCGATCCCTCTCTTCCGCCGCCAGAGATTCCGCCGACCCCGCCGCCGATCCTTCCCTTCTTAATTCG GTCAAGAGCCTCTACGAGCTCTGCAAAGGCGAGAAATCAGACGAGCTGGTAGCTAGGGTTTATCCACTACTGAATAAGATATTTCATCGCCGTGTTGCTTCAATTTCGCAGACTCAAGCCTCCAGCGGCCTCCTTTTGCTG GCAATTCTAcaattttttcttgattttgggGATATAGTTTTACTCGATGCTGAACCTAGTCTGAGGACATTTTTCCGCTCGTGTTTGAGCCG TGAGTTTGCAGACCCTGTTGTTGCAGAAGCATCACTCGCATTTCTGagctcaaacaaaacaaaacttctGAAGGCTTTCCCTACATTATTTCCGCAG TTCTTCCCTTTAATGCTGAAACTGATTGCATGGAATGGAGAGAA ATTAAAAAACTTATTCCTGAGTATTTTCTCTGGATTTATCTCTCCTGGGTCGTTCATTCCCCTGTTTCCTGCCCTTGTAGACTTACCTA TATTGGTTGTGGCATTGGAAAAGGTGGAAAGAAGTTCAGGGTCACTTGTGGGAAGCAGCATAGCTTCAATTCAGAAAAGTGCTGCACCCGAG ATGCTGCTTGCTCTCATGGATGAGGCATATACTGGCTCAATGATAGGAGATGGAGGTGCAGATTCTGAATCCGAAGATAGTGCTCCTATGGCTGCAGCTGACCCTATCTTTCTTGATCTCCTCAAGGATGAGAATGAGGGCCTTGCT GAACGTCATTGGACCTCTCCCGCTATGGCATCAGCTTTGCAGGCAGTCATAAGTACCCCTTTGTCCAATAGACTGAAAGAAGCGCTGAAAATAGCTCCACAGCTTCTCGATTCCTATTTCAAACTAGCAGTTTACGATGCTAACGATT CGTTAATATGTGCTCTGATTCCTTTGATTATGGCGAGATATTCAACCTTATTTCCAGACAAAATGTTTTGCTATGag GTACAGAAGAGGCTCTTAGAATTTATGCTTTCTGCCTTTCATCGATCTCCTCATTTCATTGCACTTCTTAAG AAGCCTATCGTGGACAGGCTTGGGGAAGCTTTTGACAATCCTGGAAAG ACTGAGTTAGGATTACAGCTCTGTTGGGCCATTGGGGAGTATGGAGGCGGTGGTGAATCTCACAAGGATGCAGCTCGTGAACTATTTGAGAGTTTGGAATTACTTTTATACGAAAATCTATCAGCAAG TCGCCTGGGGTTAGGTGAAGCAGCGCGTGGCTCAGGGAGCTCTAGTTTCAGAAAATCCTCCCAGTCAAGGCTTCTATGCTTTGTTGTGACTGCCATAGCAAAACTTGCCACTTATCACCGAGAATTACTTCCAAGGGCCCGTGTATCTTTAGCAAAG GTTGCACGCTCTCGACTTTCAGATGCGAGGGTGTGGAAGCGCGCCCAGGATTATTTGGGTTTAATGAACGAGCCTGCAATATGTTTATCGGTCTTGGGCCCTTCTACGTCGGGCAAATTAACACAACACCCAGGCACCATAAACTGGAATGAAGGCCATAAGAAAATGATCGCTCACATTCCGTTCTACATCATAGGTGGTCAAGAAG GTCCCCCTCCCCACGACTTCTCGATTCTGGACATTCTTCCGACAGAATAG
- the LOC121774658 gene encoding protein CUP-SHAPED COTYLEDON 2-like: MENNAALPPGFRFHPTDEELITYYLLKKVLDCDFTSRAIAEVDLNKSEPWQLPGRAKMGEKEWYFFSLRDRKYPTGLRTNRATEAGYWKATGKDREINSSRSGAMVGMKKTLVFYRGRAPKGEKSDWVMHEYRLEGKFAYHYLSPNSKGEWVISRLFQKIGVGSSSAAAKKRPAAAVSSNPEISSASSASLPALLEPSTASSYSYDDVKEHVSCFSNNSLFLPPPPMVSELPPSSSYASYWPRHGPAFPSLRSLQENLQLPYFFAPPPPAGEGGAEQMGCYGNVGSELDCMWR; encoded by the exons ATGGAAAACAACGCCGCCTTACCTCCTGGCTTCCGATTCCACCCAACCGACGAGGAGCTGATCACGTACTACCTCCTGAAGAAGGTTCTGGACTGCGATTTCACCAGCCGCGCCATCGCCGAGGTAGATCTCAACAAATCGGAGCCTTGGCAGCTTCCAG GAAGGGCGAAGATGGGGGAGAAGGAGTGGTACTTTTTTAGCCTGCGCGATCGGAAGTATCCGACGGGGCTGAGGACGAACCGCGCGACGGAGGCGGGGTACTGGAAGGCGACGGGGAAGGATCGGGAGATAAACAGCTCGAGGAGTGGAGCGATGGTGGGGATGAAGaaaaccctagttttctatAGGGGAAGGGCGCCTAAAGGGGAGAAGAGTGATTGGGTTATGCATGAGTATCGCCTTGAAGGGAAGTTTGCTTACCACTACTTGTCTCCTAATTCTaag GGGGAGTGGGTGATCTCTCGCCTCTTTCAAAAGATTGGCGTCGGcagctcctccgccgccgccaagAAGCGGCCCGCCGCCGCCGTGAGCTCAAACCCTGAAATCAGCTCAGCGTCGTCCGCCTCCCTACCTGCCCTTCTCGAGCCTTCCACGGCCTCCAGCTACTCCTACGACGACGTCAAGGAGCACGTGTCCTGTTTCTCCAACAACTCTCTTTTCCTTCCGCCGCCGCCAATGGTTtcggagcttcctccgtcgtcGTCTTATGCTTCGTATTGGCCGAGGCACGGCCCGGCCTTCCCGAGCCTGAGATCGCTGCAGGAGAATCTCCAGCTGCCGTACTTCtttgcgccgccgccgccggctgGGGAGGGCGGCGCCGAGCAAATGGGGTGTTATGGAAATGTTGGGAGTGAGCTGGATTGCATGTGGCGTTAA